TCACATTCGGCTTTGATAATGGTACTCAATTTAGTTTTATCAAGATAGGCAAGTTCTGGGGTATCACTAATGCTAATTTCACTATCGTGCTGATAGTTTTTAGCGGTAATAAATAAAAAGGTATTGAGCCATTTGCCCTGATTATAAAATTGGACTTGAGAGTGTTGATCAGCTGGGCCAACAGCTTTGATTGGTAGTACTCCCCTACCTTCTTTGCCCAGGGATTCGGCCCAAAGCTGGCGGAACCAATTGGCAAACAGTTCCATCCGCCAAATGTAGGGCATTAAAACTACAGTATTAATACCTTTTTCTTTTTGAAAAAGATATTGTGATAAAGCAATTTGCCAGGCTGGATTTTGATTGGGATCTTTTGATAGATTATCAACTAGTTGCTTAGCTCCAGTCAAAAGTTCGGTCACATTGATCCCCATAGCCAAAGCCGGAAATAAACCAACAGCTGAAAGAACTGAAAAACGGCCGCCCACATCATCTGGAACAGGCAAAGTTATGATACCCAGTTTATCAGCTTCAGCCCGTAAAATTCCCTCTTTCTGATCAGTCGTAAACACAAAATGTTTTGTCCAATCTTGGCCTAATTTTTCACTAAAATATGTTTTGAAAAAGGCATAGGCTGCAGCAGTTTCAGTGGTGCTACCTGATTTAGAGATGACATTAACTACACACTTTTTAGGATCAATATAACGCAAGAGTTGATGATACTGCTGCGGGTC
This region of Candidatus Beckwithbacteria bacterium genomic DNA includes:
- a CDS encoding glucose-6-phosphate isomerase; translated protein: DPQQYHQLLRYIDPKKCVVNVISKSGSTTETAAAYAFFKTYFSEKLGQDWTKHFVFTTDQKEGILRAEADKLGIITLPVPDDVGGRFSVLSAVGLFPALAMGINVTELLTGAKQLVDNLSKDPNQNPAWQIALSQYLFQKEKGINTVVLMPYIWRMELFANWFRQLWAESLGKEGRGVLPIKAVGPADQHSQVQFYNQGKWLNTFLFITAKNYQHDSEISISDTPELAYLDKTKLSTIIKAECEATRYSLANNDRPSACIEIEQLDTKHLGALILFFELSVVYFGALLEINPFDQPGVEFGKQYMYGLLGRKGFEDKAKEIEKKKQSISKNVINFSF